Proteins encoded by one window of Culicoides brevitarsis isolate CSIRO-B50_1 chromosome 2, AGI_CSIRO_Cbre_v1, whole genome shotgun sequence:
- the LOC134828896 gene encoding protocadherin-like wing polarity protein stan → MKSLVVTFAVTFIVILSLLPALDGYLLVVNENTEPGTVIFNASVYKLGSDRHYKINVHRSANFVHHLLKVDHKEGTIVLKKRIYCDGIYYPNLFTFYVDSTSNRVRSIGYYSLPLRIFVAGTNCNDERRQELIEDRHIEDDEFAVAARHRRTADDELDEERLYGEYRGSSLEHYIPEFPWLVHHHNISRTDISNFVEGDVLFDTTESNTERHKILNRKRRALVESFDQRMHRKIVDAKQWISETFASYAIHSTDKWNKICLKKSQYINNLNSFMPKSISQYCRVNYLDLSDERFDIERKSGDMVASKDICITEPMWKITVTYNVKCDNRIDVIDADHRLKIVYHHEEFNDTDIAKRVKRELRNQSPYFEKALYVATVLEEQPTGASVTTVKARDPEDSPVVYSMVSLLDSRSQSMFKVDSRTGVVTTSLSLDRELMDVHYFRVVATDDSFPPRSGTTTLQINVLDCNDHSPVFEAEQFETSVRETATISTPVITLRASDQDMGKNADIEYSIEKIEAGNSEEGEHRDLSTLFRIDPKSGVITTRGLLDREVSDSYVIHVVATDLASPQSERKSTKTTVLVKILDDNDNYPQFSERTYTVQVSEDQWGDNNIIAHIQAKDADLGNNGAIRYAIIGGNTLSQFTIDSMSGDVTLVKPLDYENVRSYRLVIRAQDGGSPSRSNTTQLLVNVIDANDNAPRFYTTQFQEAVLESVPVGYNIVRVQAYDSDEGQNSEITYSIPDRKDNFPLAVDPRTGWIHTTRPLDREEQSRFSFQVVATDGGVPPKSSSTSVVVTVQDVNDNDPIFSPKYYEAILAEDQAPGTPVTSVTATDLDEDARLHYEITSGNTRGRFAITSQNGRGLITIAQPLDFKQEKRFLLSITATDSGGRSDTATVNINITDANNFAPTFENAPYSASVNEDAPLDTTILVVSATDADVGVNAQITYFLNDETANGLGSSDPFTINPQTGAITTNAPLDRETTSAYLLTVTAKDGGNPSLSDTTEIEIFVTDVNDSPPTFKVPLYQASILEDALIGTSVAQLTASDADQGLNGRIRYDLSQKDKEDGSFVVDPASGVIRTNKALDRESVAVYHLQALAIDKGTPPLTGTIEVQVRLEDINDSPPSFEAEKITLYVAENSPVGSVVGEIYAHDPDEGVNAVVQYTILESDDSNLFSLVTKPGSDRAQLLTMTELDYESPRKRFELHVRAASPPLRSDVIVEVLVTDVNDNAPILRDFQVIFNNYKDRFPSGIIGRVPAFDADVTDKLYYKILSGNNANLIKLNATTGGISLSPQLNTNVPKHATMEISVTDGINEVKAIMQLSVRLVNEDMLFNSVTVRLDEMTEEAFLSPLLNFFLDGLAAIIPCPKENIFIFSIQDDADINSRILNVSFSARRADVSHEEYYSSNFLQERVYLNRAILARLATVTVLPFDDNICLLEPCLNFEKCSSVLKFGNASGFIHSDTVLFRPIYPVNSFVCSCPDGFTGSKAHYLCDTEVNLCYSNPCQNGGTCVRREGGYTCLCDQRHSGENCENPAIDTSNCHPEICDGGYSCVSGFHYPAYGASCPLKARSFTKNSFLTFESLKQRHRLNIRLKFATIQDNGLLLYNGRFNDKHDFIALEIINGHLTFSFSLGDKLQSVSVTQKHKISDGQWHTVQVDYFNRTATVIVDNCDTALAVPGYADCANQTRLMLDRKCASLTETCHRFLDLTGPLQIGGLPRIPVHFQIQSQDYVGCISDLQIDQKMIDLNTFVADNGTIAGCHQKASLCESDPCYNGGTCHEGFGVYRCECPEGFSGHSCQETVPTPYRFNGDGILSFNPLLRPIQIPWYNSLSVRTIQKDAFLMQVQIGQNNSATLSIRNGMLYYTYNSEPMFLAGSYLSDGEWHRIEVKWLGNEIQLSTDYGERQAFVYAPDKIQGVYVGKIVIGGIDGTIGNLEQYGYFEGCIQDIRVGGQQSILQKPTIRENVLDGCISQAECPDECPHNSRCVTSWDKATCECIHGFVGPKCVPVCTVKPCADAGTCRADSSDPKGYRCECSSDYHSGEYCEISVERPCPTGWWGERECGPCKCNLKQGYHPDCDKQTGQCRCRDNHYQPVNETACLPCDCYIIGSLTGQCDKLTGQCDCRDGVIGRRCDSCSNPYAEVTLTGCEVVYDACPKSFAAGLWWPRTNYGQSAIENCPGPAKGKAIRVCETAAGGWEAPDLYNCTSQPFLELRKQLSAIEKLELDINSFVSVKIASDLQHATQEVGNAKVEETKAAKDKYAFESSHLMRNTMWSEDFDVNYLNDEVKIPQSRLYGADILVTEGLLQEILNYEIMQSGLNLSHSQDKYFIRNIVESASIILDKKYQPEWKRLSDLTQRGSDDLIDAFGKYLTVLASYQHDTYTNPFEIVHENMAFGLDVVTSESLFGYEPHQLNEYHRHSKGNQYTTESVILPDTSAFLTHSSKQRVPTIAFPKYNNYIMDKRKFDKHTKVQIPLDMLGITPPESNEVSHGSSSRAKDHRAIVGYAQYKDAGVLFPQAFDETITRRYGVDIEVATPVLSLAILVPSDAIKNPSQKFERMREMPTTPPTTTTTTTTTQKYPLGIQISAHDHVDTFGSSSEETIGTFAHLGDTYDFPPNIDRKADLLESTRKITKRDISNDVDQISSESQPVVYRSLGSPYLSQPIKLQMWLNIDKNQFNSRSNPQCVRWNTFMNMWTRIGCQTQTPDYENLSYDEPILINCTCTHISSYAVIVDVIDPEDIPEPSLFVQITSYSAFLISLPILFGVIIALALLRGMQTNSNTIHQNLVFCLFIAELLFFVGMQARRELIDNEFSCKLVAIGLHYAWLAAFAWMTVDCVHLYRMLTEMRDINHGPMGFYFTLGYGGPALICGLSVGVRVHEYGNNLFCWLSVYENVVWWLVGPIAVMSVFNLLILFVSVKAAFTLKEHVLGFGNLRTLLWLSVVSLPLIGLMWVLQVLTASENSQLLNILLSVVVVIHAIFCLIGYCIINKRVRENLRHTALKCMGRKVPLLESSVAISNSSQNIAPRTPGFSGYETNRRNMGISASSTTSRSTAKTSSSPYSDGQMRHTSTSTSNYNSDTYVRGYQAAGGASGRSKKKHRGGKESDSDSEHDNRSLELASSHSSDDEESKVGRSSIGTVTNSYLPNIAEHVATTPPELNVVQSPQLFPNIKPVIYGSRWSSQAPESFLPGPNPGRWSQETTSDAEMHSQKTSSPNPLPNPDLTDTAYLQNRLHMPPSLLENIQENYNTNGLASPPPQQQPPMQYDNDPRYDPLYGRKKDYQDNYREYDVNYHPTQAGATERAYMSGSERDYGNTHTINHMQQQPHPYHSQTIYDKQHIYLGGGKISSPYMSKEHLIAETYSPRALRNEMAYNENGPHHSVSSLLKNDYHTRHVDYHSDRMSEGSEGKNGYNFPYTAEEDHLTHPHTMPRALPHHISTDMNNPMGSRNGSRTSTPPNVGAVPSMQALTSIADTSEWCWTRINTNNMKGIDLDAETTV, encoded by the exons GTTACTTATAACGTAAAATGTGACAATCGCATTGATGTAATAGATGCCGATCATCGCTTGAAAATCGTCTATCATCATGAGGAATTTAACGATACGGATATCGCTAAACGTGTCAAAAGGGAGTTGCGGAACCAAAGTCCGTACTTTGAAAAGGCGCTTTATGTTGCTACAGTATTGGAAGAACAACCCACAGGAGCTTCCGTGACAACTGTGAAGGCACGTGACCCAGAAGATTCGCCAGTTGTATACTCAATG gtTTCTCTCCTGGATTCTCGTTCCCAATCAATGTTCAAAGTGGATTCCCGTACTGGCGTCGTCACTACCTCCCTAAGTCTTGATCGTGAACTCATGGATGTCCATTACTTTAGGGTCGTTGCCACAGACGACTCTTTTCCGCCACGTTCTGGAACCACAACGCTCCAAATTAACGTCTTGGATTGCAACGATCACAGTCCCGTCTTCGAAGCGGAACAATTTGAGACTTCTGTACGTGAAACTGCGACAATTTCTACTCCAGTCATCACTCTTCGTGCTTCCGATCAAGATATGGGCAAAAATGCCGATATCGAATATTCGATTGAGAAAATTGAAGCTGGAAATTCCGAAGAAGGAGAACATCGTGATCTCTCGACACTTTTTAGAATTGATCCAAAATCAGGAGTTATTACAACTCGAGGCTTACTTGACAGAGAAGTTTCGGACTCGTATGTAATTCATGTTGTTGCCACTGACTTGGCGTCTCCACAAAGCGAACGAAAGTCAACAAAAACGACAGTTTTGGTAAAAATCTTGGATGACAACGACAATTATCCGCAATTCAGTGAACGAACGTACACAGTGCAAGTTAGCGAGGATCAATGGGGTGACAATAACATTATTGCCCATATTCAAGCGAAAGATGCTGATTTGGGTAACAATGGAGCTATTCGATATGCGATAATTGGAGGAAACACATTGTCACAATTCACGATAGACTCGATGAGTGGCGATGTAACTCTCGTTAAACCACTTGATTATGAAAATGTGAGAAGTTATCGCCTTGTAATTAGAGCTCAGGATGGCGGAAGTCCTTCGCGCAGTAACACAACGCAACTTTTAGTGAACGTAATTGATGCAAACGATAATGCTCCGAGATTTTACACGACCCAATTTCAAGAAGCCGTGTTGGAAAGTGTTCCTGTCGGTTACAACATTGTTCGTGTTCAAGCTTATGACTCCGATGAAGGACAAAATTCGGAAATAACGTACAGCATACCTGATCGCAAAGATAATTTCCCGCTAGCTGTCGATCCTCGTACTGGTTGGATTCACACAACACGTCCCTTGGATCGAGAAGAGCAATCGAGATTCTCATTCCAAGTCGTTGCCACAGATGGCGGCGTGCCTCCAAAATCCTCAAGTACTTCAGTCGTTGTTACAGTTCAAGATGTCAATGATAACGATCCAATCTTCAGTCCCAAATATTACGAAGCAATTTTGGCAGAAGATCAAGCGCCAGGTACTCCAGTAACGTCTGTAACTGCTACTGACTTGGATGAAGACGCTCGTTTGCATTATGAGATTACTTCGGGTAACACTCGTGGTCGTTTCGCGATAACATCCCAAAATGGCAGAGGACTTATCACCATTGCACAACCCCTGGACTTTAAACAAGAGAAACGTTTCTTGCTCTCAATCACAGCTACAGACTCCGGAGGTCGTTCTGATACAGCGACAGTCAATATAAACATCACTGATGCCAATAATTTCGCACCCACGTTTGAAAATGCTCCGTATTCTGCCTCAGTTAATGAAGATGCTCCTTTAGACACTACAATTCTCGTGGTTTCCGCTACAGATGCCGATGTTGGAGTAAATGCCCAAATTACGTACTTTTTAAATGACGAAACAGCAAATGGTTTGGGTTCAAGTGATCCTTTCACAATTAATCCACAAACTGGTGCCATCACAACAAATGCTCCTCTTGATCGAGAAACAACGAGTGCTTATCTGTTAACTGTTACTGCAAAAGATGGCGGAAATCCATCACTTAGTGATACAacagaaattgaaatttttgtcacagATGTCAATGATTCGCCTCCAACATTCAAAGTTCCATTGTATCAAGCCTCAATTTTGGAAGATGCTTTGATTGGAACTTCTGTTGCTCAACTTACCGCTTCTGATGCTGATCAAGGACTAAATGGAAGAATCCGTTACGATTTGAGTCAAAAAGATAAGGAAGACGGTTCATTTGTTGTTGATCCCGCTTCTGGAGTTATTCGCACAAACAAAGCTCTCGATCGTGAAAGTGTTGCTGTTTATCATTTACAAGCACTTGCTATTGACAAAGGAACTCCTCCATTAACGGGAACAATTGAGGTTCAAGTACGCTTGGAAGACATCAATGACTCGCCTCCATCGTTTGAAGCAGAGAAAATAACATTATACGTTGCTGAAAACTCACCTGTTGGCTCTGTTGTTGGTGAAATTTATGCTCACGATCCCGATGAGGGAGTCAATGCTGTTGTTCAGTACACGATTCTCGAATCTGATGACTCAAATCTATTTTCTCTTGTGACAAAACCAGGTTCAGATCGTGCTCAATTACTCACAATGACAGAATTGGATTACGAATCGCCAAGAAAAAGGTTTGAATTGCACGTAAGAGCTGCTAGCCCTCCATTACGAAGTGATGTAATAGTTGAAGTGCTCGTAACGGATGTTAATGACAACGCTCCAATCCTGCGGGACTTCCAAGTGATCTTCAACAACTACAAAGATCGCTTCCCAAGTGGAATAATTGGGCGTGTTCCTGCCTTCGATGCGGATGTAACTGATAAACTTTATTACAAAATCCTCTCCGGAAACAATGCAAACTTGATAAAACTCAATGCAACAACTGGCGGCATCAGTTTAAGCCCACAACTGAATACAAACGTCCCGAAACATGCCACGATGGAGATTTCCGTTACGGATGGCATAAACGAAGTCAAGGCTATTATGCAACTTTCGGTTCGACTCGTGAACGAAGATATGTTGTTCAATTCCGTAACTGTGCGATTAGATGAAATGACGGAAGAGGCATTTTTGTCACCGCTTCTCAACTTTTTCTTGGATGGCTTGGCAGCAATTATCCCATGTCCGAAAGAgaatattttcatcttttccaTTCAAGATGATGCTGACATTAATTCTCGCATATTGAACGTTAGTTTTAGTGCAAGACGTGCTGATGTCTCGCATGAAGAATATTACTCATCGAACTTCTTGCAAGAACGAGTTTATTTGAATCGTGCCATTTTAGCAAGACTTGCAACAGTTACCGTTCTTCCGTTCGACGACAACATTTGTCTTCTCGAGCCttgtttaaatttcgaaaaatgttcGTCTGTACTGAAGTTTGGAAATGCTTCTGGATTCATCCACAGTGACACAGTACTCTTCAGACCTATTTATCCTGTCAACAGTTTCGTTTGTTCCTGTCCTGATGGCTTCACCGGCAGCAAAGCACATTATTTGTGTGACACCGAAGTGAATTTGTGTTACTCCAACCCTTGTCAGAACGGAGGAACATGCGTTCGACGTGAAGGAGGTTACACTTGCTTATGTGATCAGAGACACAGTGGCGAAAATTGCGAAAATCCAGCTATTGATACATCAAATTGTCATCCTGAGATCTGCGATGGAGGCTATTCTTGTGTTAGTGGCTTCCATTATCCAGCATATGGAGCTTCATGTCCATTAAAAGCACGtagttttacgaaaaattcattcttgACTTTTGAGAGCTTGAAACAGCGACATCGCTTGAACATTAGACTCAAATTCGCGACAATCCAAGATAACGGGCTACTTCTCTACAACGGCAGATTCAATGACAAACACGATTTTATTGCCCTTGAAATCATCAATGGTCACTTAACGTTCTCATTTTCCTTGGGAGACAAGTTGCAAAGTGTTTCGGTGACACAAAAGCACAAAATCAGTGATGGTCAATGGCATACCGTGCAAGTGGATTATTTCAACAGAACAGCAACTGTCATTGTTGATAATTGCGATACGGCTTTAGCTGTTCCTGGCTATGCGGATTGTGCAAATCAAACGCGTTTGATGCTGGATCGCAAATGTGCCTCATTGACTGAAACTTGTCATCGATTCTTGGATCTCACAGGTCCCTTGCAAATTGGCGGACTTCCTCGCATTCCCGTGCATTTCCAAATCCAATCGCAAGATTATGTGGGATGCATTAGCGACTTGCAAATTGACCAGAAAATGATtgatttaaatacttttgtcGCAGATAACGGAACAATTGCTGGATGTCATCAGAAAGCGTCGTTATGCGAATCGGATCCATGTTACAATGGCGGAACGTGTCACGAAGGCTTTGGCGTTTATCGGTGTGAATGTCCCGAAGGCTTTAGTGGGCATTCGTGTCAAGAAACAGTTCCAACGCCTTATCGCTTTAACGGTGATGGAATTTTGTCATTCAATCCACTTTTACGCCCCATTCAAATTCCATGGTACAACAGCTTGTCAGTTCGAACAATTCAAAAAGACGCCTTTTTGATGCAAGTTCAAATCGGTCAAAATAATTCCGCGACACTTTCGATCCGGAATGGCATGTTATATTACACGTACAATAGTGAACCGATGTTCCTCGCTGGCTCTTATTTGTCCGATGGCGAATGGCATCGTATTGAAGTCAAATGGTTGGGAAATGAAATCCAACTTTCGACAGATTATGGAGAACGACAAGCTTTTGTTTACGCTCCCGATAAGATTCAAGGCGTTTATGTGGGAAAAATCGTAATTGGCGGTATCGACGGTACAATTGGCAATTTAGAGCAGTATGGTTACTTTGAGGGTTGCATCCAAGATATACGAGTTGGAGGCCAACAATCCATCTTACAAAAGCCAACAATACGCGAAAATGTCTTGGATGGTTGTATTTCGCAAGCAGAATGTCCCGATGAATGTCCTCATAACTCGCGATGCGTCACAAGCTGGGATAAAGCGACTTGCGAATGCATTCACGGATTTGTCGGACCAAAATGTGTTCCGGTTTGTACTGTTAAACCATGCGCTGATGCCGGAACTTGTCGCGCCGACTCTTCCGATCCAAAAGGTTATCGCTGTGAATGCAGCAGCGACTATCACAGCGGCGAATATTGCGAAATTTCCGTTGAAAGACCTTGTCCAACGGGATGGTGGGGTGAACGTGAATGCGGCCCATGCAAATGTAACTTGAAACAAGGCTACCATCCAGATTGCGACAAACAAACGGGTCAATGTCGTTGTCGCGACAACCATTATCAACCAGTAAACGAAACTGCTTGTCTGCCATGCGATTGTTACATTATCGGCTCACTTACGGGACAATGCGACAAACTGACAGGACAATGTGATTGTCGTGACGGCGTTATTGGTCGTCGATGTGACTCCTGTTCCAATCCGTATGCCGAAGTAACGCTCACCGGATGCGAAGTTGTCTACGATGCATGTCCGAAATCCTTTGCGGCGGGACTTTGGTGGCCCCGAACGAATTACGGACAATCCGCCATTGAAAATTGCCCGGGACCAGCGAAGGGAAAAGCGATTCGAGTTTGTGAAACTGCAGCTGGAGGCTGGGAAGCTCCTGATTTATACAACTGCACATCACAACCCTTCTTGGAATTACGAAAACAACTTTCAGCAATCGAAAAATTGGAATTAGATATTAACTCGTTTGTCTCAGTTAAAATTGCTTCAGATTTGCAACACGCCACACAAGAAGTTGGCAACGCAAAAGTTGAGGAAACGAAAGCAGCGAAAGATAAATATGCCTTTGAGTCATCTCACTTGATGCGAAATACAATGTGGAGCGAAGATTTCGACGTCAACTACTTAAATGACGAAGTTAAGATCCCACAAAGTCGATTGTATGGCGCTGATATTCTCGTCACAGAAGGACTTTTGcaggaaattttgaattacgAAATCATGCAAAGTGGTTTGAATCTGTCGCATAGTcaagataaatatttcatcCGCAATATTGTCGAAAGTGCTTCGattattttggacaaaaaatacCAACCAGAGTGGAAACGATTGTCAGATCTTACCCAACGTGGCTCCGATGATCTCATCGATGCCTTCGGAAAATATCTCACAGTTCTGGCAAGTTATCAACATGACACTTACACCAATCCCTTTGAAATTGTGCATGAAAATATGGCTTTCGGACTCGATGTTGTGACATCTGAATCACTTTTTGGCTATGAACCTCATCAATTGAACGAGTATCATCGACATAGCAAAGGAAATCAATACACGACCGAAAGTGTCATTTTACCCGACACAAGTGCATTTTTAACACATTCCTCTAAACAACGAGTTCCAACAATTGCATTCCCAAAATACAACAATTACATCATGGACAAACGTAAATTCgataaacacacaaaagttCAAATCCCGCTTGATATGTTGGGAATTACGCCACCCGAATCGAACGAAGTGTCGCATGGATCTTCTTCGCGAGCGAAGGATCATCGTGCAATCGTTGGTTATGCTCAGTACAAAGACGCAGGAGTCTTGTTCCCACAAGCTTTTGACGAAACCATCACTCGTCGGTATGGCGTCGATATCGAAGTTGCTACTCCCGTACTGTCTTTGGCGATTTTGGTGCCATCGGATGCCATTAAAAATCCGTCACAAAAGTTCGAACGTATGAGGGAGATGCCAACAACGCCGcctacgacaacaacaacaactacaacaACCCAAAAATATCCTCTGGGCATCCAAATTTCAGCTCATGATCATGTCGATACTTTCGGTAGCAGCAGCGAAGAAACAATTGGAACATTTGCGCATCTCGGAGACACGTACGACTTCCCTCCAAACATCGATCGGAAGGCAGATTTACTTGAAAGCACGCGAAAAATCACGAAACGCGACATTTCGAACGACGTGGATCAAATTTCATCGGAATCGCAACCAGTGGTTTACCGTTCCTTAGGATCGCCGTACTTGTCGCAACCGATAAAGCTCCAGATGTGGCTCAATATCGACAAAAATCAGTTCAACTCGAGATCGAATCCGCAATGCGTTCGTTGGAACACTTTTATGAACATGTGGACTCGCATCGGATGTCAAACCCAAACGCCAGATTATGAAAATCTCTCTTACGACGAGCCGATTTTGATTAATTGCACGTGCACGCACATTTCCAGCTACGCCGTTATAGTTGATGTCATCGATCCTGAAGATATTCCCGAGCCATCGTTATTTGTACAAATCACGTCTTATTCGGCGTTTTTGATTTCGCTGCCAATTCTCTTCGGAGTCATCATTGCGTTGGCTTTGCTGAGAGGAATGCAGACAAATTCCAACACAATTCATCAGAATCtcgttttttgtctgtttatcGCCGAATTGCTGTTCTTTGTGGGCATGCAAGCAAGAAGGGAGTTGATCGATAACGAATTTAGTTGTAAATTGGTGGCTATTGGGCTGCATTACGCTTGGTTAGCGGCATTTGCGTGGATGACAGTTGATTGTGTGCATTTGTACAGGATGCTGACTGAGATGCGAGACATCAATCATGGACCAATGGGATTCTATTTCACGTTGGGATATGGAGGACCGGCACTTATTTGTGGCTTGTCCGTTGGCGTTCGAGTGCATGAATACGGAAATAATCTATT tTGCTGGTTATCTGTCTATGAAAACGTCGTTTGGTGGCTCGTTGGACCAATTGCTGTCATGTCAGTGTTTAACTTGCTCATCCTCTTCGTCTCCGTCAAAGCTGCTTTCACCCTCAAAGAACACGTGCTTGGATTCGGAAACCTCCGTACTTTACTCTGGCTTTCTGTCGTCTCGTTGCCTCTAATTGGCTTAATGTGGGTTCTTCAAGTCCTCACCGCTTCGGAAAATTCGCAACTTTTGAACATCTTACTGTCCGTTGTCGTCGTAATTCATGCCATTTTCTGCTTGATCGGATATTGCATCATCAACAAGCGCGTTCGTGAGAATTTGCGACACACCGCCCTCAAATGCATGGGACGAAAAGTTCCCTTATTGGAATCTTCTGTCGCGATTAGCAACAGTTCTCAAAACATCGCACCCCGAACGCCTGGATTCTCGGGTTACGAAACGAACAGACGAAATATGGGAATAAGTGCTTCGAGTACGACATCTCGCAGTACCGCAAAAACCAGTTCGAGTCCTTACAGCGACGGACAAATGCGGCATACCTCAACGTCGACCTCAAATTACAATTCTGACACTTATGTGCGTGGATATCAAGCTGCCGGAGGTGCCAGTGGACGTAGTAAGAAGAAGCATCGTGGCGGAAAGGAAAGTGATTCTGACTCGGAACACGATAATCGAAGTTTGGAATTGGCGTCGAGTCATTCTTCCGACGATGAAGAGTCGAAAGTCGGGCGTTCGAGCATCGGAACTGTCACAAATTCGTATCTGCCGAATATTGCGGAGCATGTTGCAACGACGCCGCCTGAATTGAATGTCGTGCAAAGCCCGCAACTCTTCCCGAACATCAAACCCGTCATTTACGGGTCACGTTGGTCTAGTCAAGCGCCGGAATCGTTCCTGCCGGGCCCAAATCCCGGAAGATGGTCCCAAGAAACGACTTCGGACGCCGAAATGCACTCGCAAAAGACAAGTTCGCCCAATCCGCTGCCGAATCCAGATCTCACCGACACGGCTTACCTGCAAAATCGCTTGCACATGCCGCCTTCCTTGCTCGAAAACATCCAAGAGAACTACAATACGAACGGATTGGCATCTCCGCCGCCGCAACAACAACCGCCAATGCAATACGACAACGATCCGCGTTACGATCCGTTGTACGGACGAAAGAAAGATTATCAGGACAACTACAGGGAATACGACGTGAATTATCATCCGACACAAGCAGGTGCCACGGAACGTGCCTACATGTCGGGCAGCGAGCGAGATTATGGAAATACTCACACGATAAATCACATGCAGCAACAACCGCATCCGTATCACAGCCAAACGATCTACGACAAACAGCACATTTACTTGGGCGGCGGCAAAATTAGCTCGCCTTACATGTCAAAAGAGCATTTAATTGCCGAAACGTACAGTCCCCGGGCTCTTCGGAACGAAATGGCGTACAATGAGAATGGACCGCATCACAGTGTGTCGTCATTATTGAAGAATGATTATCAC actcgTCACGTCGATTACCACTCCGATCGCATGTCAGAAGGGTCCGAAGGCAAAAACGGCTATAATTTCCCCTACACTGCCGAAGAAGATCATCTCACGCATCCACATACGATGCCACGTGCATTGCCACATCACATTTCCACCGACATGAATAATCCAATGGGATCGAGAAATGGTTCGAGAACATCGACGCCACCAAATGTGGGCGCAGTGCCATCAATGCAAGCGTTAACGAGCATCGCAGACACAAGCGA GTGGTGTTGGACGAGAATTAATACGAATAATAT gaAAGGCATTGACTTGGATGCTGAGACCACCGTTTAG